Proteins from one Atribacteraceae bacterium genomic window:
- the mfd gene encoding transcription-repair coupling factor → MNQLGIKRLWSGFEQVADALRRASIVHCSIPFSLRPLLACVLAHRLGRPVFYVALNEEWKRKAFKQAESLRFLFGVGDLSVNIGDFSEEWSDVLWQRSLVPGKPVVSILGADDIRREIVDLTSFEERSLLFTSGEERKREEVLDGLFRMGYERKDFVWERGEMAVRGEVLDFFPPDAEMPLRTYWWGNRLETIRRFHPETQRTADTIQRILVLPRSGSFRKIPLLGLLRRESAVLFWDGAYFETTLFRDTLQVFTGLSPYKDTVTVDLPAGKPPSFQGNIPALVEWLKAEYWTKVFLVLPSEKLELMRECLSEEQVAFTRRPEDEERIVLFEGYPSEGFLLDDEGIAVLSATEIFGTEIQYPRTRKSSPPDPNLLRNIKPGDYLVHEEHGIGIYRGSKEMSLQGIRKAYITIEYAAGDQLHVPVESLFLVQKYVASGDTLPRMSRLGKDEWLKIKQRVKKSVEEVARELLDLYARRQIEHGHAFPPDESWARKLELSFPFVETADQRLAIDDVKRDMELPRPMDRLVCGDVGYGKTEVAVRAAFKAVMGGKQVAVLSPTTILSEQHYVTFKERLRRFPVRVEVLNRFKSPPDQKRILDEIARGTVDIVIGTHRLLSRDIAFHDLGLLVVDEEQRFGVMHKERLKRLKAAVDILTLTATPIPRTLYLSLIGTRDISIIATPPQGRKAVHTQVLPRKASTIREAVEYELNRGGQVFYVCPRIRELLRVREELEVMFPGASMALAHGRMSGSELERVMEGFYERKIQLLLCTTIIEIGLDVPNANTLIVDPATLFGLAQLYQLRGRIGRFDRDAFAYFFYPSRLTLESRERLEAILEYSELGSGLKLATRDMEIRGAGNILGAEQHGFIQEIGFSLYTRMIQDEIARLKGEEPDTFGGTSIALKEEAFIPESYMDESERFGAYQRILRLREPSDVEALREEWEDHRGRIPPEALKLLNIAKLRGYGKISQVESIEERDGKIFMFGSLECLVRLSEASKERGVKGTLAQHQGRTALKIPVVGIDRLLEIFEGFKASTGERGTANG, encoded by the coding sequence ACGCAAGGCCTTCAAACAGGCGGAGAGTTTGCGTTTCCTCTTCGGGGTCGGGGATCTTTCGGTCAATATCGGAGACTTTAGCGAGGAATGGAGCGATGTGCTCTGGCAACGGAGCCTGGTTCCCGGAAAACCCGTGGTCTCCATCCTTGGCGCGGACGACATCAGACGGGAAATCGTTGATCTGACATCTTTTGAAGAGCGGTCACTACTTTTTACCTCCGGTGAAGAGCGGAAACGGGAAGAGGTGCTGGACGGGCTTTTCCGGATGGGATACGAGCGTAAAGATTTTGTCTGGGAACGTGGCGAGATGGCCGTCAGGGGAGAAGTGCTCGATTTTTTTCCACCCGACGCCGAAATGCCCCTGCGCACGTACTGGTGGGGAAACCGACTGGAAACAATCCGGCGGTTTCATCCCGAAACTCAGCGGACTGCCGACACCATCCAACGGATTTTGGTTCTGCCCCGCAGCGGGAGTTTCCGAAAAATTCCCCTGCTTGGTTTGCTTCGCCGGGAATCCGCCGTTCTTTTTTGGGACGGGGCCTATTTTGAAACGACTCTTTTTCGGGATACGCTTCAGGTATTTACCGGACTCTCCCCCTACAAAGACACTGTTACCGTGGACCTTCCGGCCGGCAAACCGCCCAGTTTTCAGGGAAATATCCCCGCACTGGTCGAATGGCTGAAAGCTGAATACTGGACGAAGGTATTCCTGGTCCTTCCATCGGAAAAGCTTGAGTTGATGAGAGAATGTTTGAGCGAAGAACAGGTTGCTTTTACCCGCCGTCCCGAGGATGAGGAGCGAATTGTTTTGTTTGAAGGGTATCCGTCGGAGGGTTTCCTCCTTGACGATGAGGGTATCGCCGTCCTGTCGGCCACGGAAATTTTTGGGACGGAAATACAGTACCCCAGGACCAGAAAATCTTCTCCCCCTGATCCGAATCTGTTGAGGAATATCAAACCGGGTGATTACCTCGTTCACGAAGAACACGGTATCGGAATTTATCGGGGCTCGAAAGAAATGTCTTTGCAGGGGATCCGGAAAGCCTATATCACCATCGAATATGCCGCCGGTGACCAACTCCACGTTCCGGTGGAGAGTCTCTTCCTGGTCCAGAAATACGTGGCCTCCGGGGATACTTTACCCCGGATGTCCCGATTGGGGAAGGACGAATGGTTGAAGATCAAGCAGCGGGTGAAGAAATCGGTAGAAGAGGTGGCCCGTGAACTCCTCGACCTCTACGCCCGCCGTCAGATCGAACACGGACATGCGTTTCCCCCCGATGAATCCTGGGCCAGAAAACTGGAACTGTCATTTCCTTTTGTTGAAACTGCCGATCAACGCCTGGCGATTGACGACGTCAAACGGGATATGGAATTACCCCGCCCCATGGACCGGCTGGTTTGCGGAGATGTGGGGTATGGGAAAACGGAAGTAGCAGTACGGGCTGCCTTCAAGGCGGTTATGGGCGGGAAACAGGTGGCCGTTTTATCGCCGACCACGATCCTGTCCGAACAACACTATGTCACCTTCAAGGAACGGCTGCGGAGGTTTCCGGTTAGGGTGGAAGTGCTCAACCGCTTCAAATCGCCGCCTGACCAGAAGCGAATCCTTGATGAGATAGCCCGGGGTACCGTGGATATCGTGATCGGGACTCACCGGCTCCTTTCCCGGGATATCGCCTTTCATGATCTCGGCCTTTTGGTGGTGGACGAAGAACAGCGGTTTGGCGTAATGCATAAGGAACGCCTGAAACGGTTGAAAGCCGCAGTCGATATCCTGACGCTGACCGCTACCCCGATCCCCCGCACGCTGTATCTGTCTCTGATCGGAACCCGCGATATCAGCATTATCGCTACGCCTCCCCAGGGGCGCAAGGCGGTACATACCCAGGTGTTACCCCGGAAAGCCTCCACGATCCGCGAAGCGGTTGAATATGAACTCAATCGGGGTGGGCAGGTGTTTTATGTTTGTCCACGGATTCGGGAATTGTTGCGGGTCCGGGAAGAATTGGAGGTCATGTTCCCCGGAGCGTCTATGGCTCTGGCCCACGGCCGGATGTCCGGGTCGGAATTGGAACGGGTGATGGAAGGGTTTTACGAAAGAAAAATTCAGCTTCTCCTGTGCACAACCATCATTGAGATCGGCCTTGATGTGCCCAATGCCAATACCTTGATCGTTGATCCGGCCACCTTGTTCGGCCTGGCGCAACTCTATCAGCTCAGGGGACGGATCGGCCGGTTCGATCGGGACGCGTTCGCCTACTTTTTCTACCCGTCCCGATTGACCTTGGAATCGCGGGAAAGACTGGAGGCGATCCTGGAGTATTCGGAACTCGGATCTGGTCTTAAACTGGCGACCCGGGACATGGAAATCCGGGGAGCGGGGAATATTCTCGGTGCCGAACAGCACGGATTTATCCAGGAAATTGGATTTTCTTTATATACCAGAATGATTCAGGATGAGATCGCCCGGTTAAAGGGTGAAGAACCGGATACTTTCGGGGGAACCAGCATTGCCTTGAAGGAGGAGGCGTTCATTCCGGAAAGTTATATGGATGAAAGCGAGCGGTTCGGAGCCTACCAGAGGATACTTCGTCTGCGGGAGCCGTCCGACGTCGAGGCCCTTCGGGAGGAATGGGAGGACCATAGAGGGAGGATTCCTCCGGAAGCTCTGAAACTCCTCAACATTGCAAAGCTGCGGGGTTATGGTAAAATATCCCAAGTGGAGAGCATCGAGGAAAGGGACGGGAAAATCTTTATGTTTGGCTCTCTCGAGTGCTTGGTTCGTTTGAGTGAAGCGAGCAAGGAACGAGGGGTGAAAGGGACCTTGGCCCAGCACCAAGGCCGTACCGCCTTGAAAATCCCGGTAGTGGGAATTGACCGGCTGCTTGAGATATTTGAAGGCTTCAAAGCATCAACCGGGGAACGAGGAACGGCGAATGGATGA
- the mazG gene encoding nucleoside triphosphate pyrophosphohydrolase — protein MDEKSTEVLFRELLETVDILRGEGGCPWDREQTRETLKQLMVEEVYEALEAIDRQDDAELMEELGDMLLHIVFHARIGQEEGSFTMADVLRTIVSKMKKRHPHVFGSEAVAGVDGVLVNWERIKGKEKERESMLSSLPRHLPALVWANAIQSRVARVGFDWKNAEAVADKVEEEWKELREAWRSEDGKRIEAEWGDLAFTLVNLARHLKVDPEEALRKTCHRFKERFAMMEGAVRREGKNLVDVSFEELDKLWDNAKENLDPKNWKST, from the coding sequence ATGGATGAGAAAAGCACGGAAGTGCTTTTCCGGGAACTCCTGGAGACAGTTGATATACTTCGCGGGGAAGGAGGCTGTCCCTGGGATCGGGAGCAAACCCGGGAAACACTCAAACAGTTGATGGTGGAAGAGGTGTACGAAGCGCTCGAGGCCATCGATCGGCAGGATGACGCCGAATTGATGGAAGAGTTGGGGGACATGTTGCTGCACATCGTCTTCCATGCCCGTATCGGGCAGGAAGAAGGTTCGTTTACCATGGCTGATGTTCTTCGGACCATTGTTTCCAAAATGAAAAAACGGCACCCGCACGTCTTTGGTTCCGAGGCGGTAGCGGGGGTTGACGGAGTCCTGGTGAACTGGGAAAGGATCAAGGGAAAAGAAAAGGAACGAGAGAGCATGCTCTCTTCCCTCCCCCGTCATTTGCCCGCTCTGGTGTGGGCCAATGCCATCCAGAGTCGGGTCGCCCGGGTAGGCTTTGACTGGAAGAACGCTGAGGCCGTGGCCGACAAGGTCGAGGAGGAATGGAAGGAACTCAGGGAAGCCTGGCGATCCGAGGACGGGAAGCGGATTGAGGCCGAATGGGGGGACCTGGCCTTTACGCTGGTCAACCTGGCCCGTCATCTGAAGGTGGATCCGGAAGAAGCGTTGCGGAAAACCTGCCATCGTTTTAAGGAACGGTTTGCCATGATGGAGGGAGCAGTCCGCCGGGAAGGAAAAAACCTGGTGGACGTGTCGTTTGAGGAGTTGGATAAATTATGGGACAATGCCAAAGAGAACCTGGACCCCAAAAACTGGAAATCGACCTGA
- a CDS encoding S4 domain-containing protein, with the protein MRLDVFLRNSRLIKRRSLAQTACRSSRIIINGKPAKPATDVREGDEITIVSPTWRMRVKVLCLPSRPGGGDVIEVLEQERVEEG; encoded by the coding sequence TTGAGGCTGGACGTATTTCTTCGTAATTCACGATTGATCAAGCGCCGTTCTCTCGCTCAGACGGCCTGCCGGAGTTCCCGGATCATTATTAACGGAAAACCGGCTAAACCAGCGACTGATGTCAGGGAGGGGGATGAGATAACGATTGTTTCCCCGACCTGGAGAATGCGGGTGAAAGTCTTGTGTCTCCCCAGCCGTCCGGGAGGGGGGGATGTCATTGAAGTTCTCGAGCAGGAACGGGTGGAGGAAGGCTAA
- a CDS encoding cyclophilin-like fold protein, with protein MRVVFPEAGIEVAVELETSPLSEKIQKGLPVSARVDTWGKEIYFEIPVRSDIVNPQETVRPGDVAYWPQGACLCFFFGATPASRTPDEIRPASPVEVIGRIKGDVKILETIPSGTRVEVYDQ; from the coding sequence ATGCGGGTTGTTTTTCCTGAAGCCGGTATCGAGGTGGCGGTGGAGCTGGAAACAAGCCCTTTGTCAGAGAAAATCCAGAAAGGGCTTCCCGTTTCGGCTCGTGTGGATACTTGGGGGAAGGAAATATATTTTGAGATTCCGGTAAGAAGCGATATTGTCAATCCACAGGAAACAGTTCGACCAGGTGATGTCGCATACTGGCCGCAGGGAGCCTGCCTGTGTTTCTTTTTTGGAGCGACACCGGCCAGCCGTACACCGGATGAAATACGGCCGGCTAGCCCAGTAGAAGTGATTGGCCGAATAAAGGGCGATGTGAAAATCCTGGAAACCATTCCCTCCGGAACCCGAGTGGAGGTTTACGATCAGTGA
- the eno gene encoding phosphopyruvate hydratase: MSTIFDVKAREILDSRGNPTIEVDVTLASGAFGRAAVPSGASTGTFEAVELRDGDKSRYLGKGVTKAVANVNEIIAPEIIGLDAVDQPSLDRMLIELDGTPNKGKLGANAILGVSLATAKAAAEYAGLPLYRYLGGTNARELPVPLMNILNGGKHADSGVDIQEFMIVPSGAKSFSQALRMGAEVFHNLAKVLKRRGYSVSVGDEGGFAPALHSSEEALDVIIEAVQIAGYEPGGDIYLALDSAASELYKDEIYLFEREGARRNIDEMIEFYQNIVEKYPVISLEDALAEDDWEGWKKLTFALGRKVQLVGDDLFVTNPERLARGIREHCCNSILIKLNQIGSLTETLDTIERAKRAGYTSVISHRSGETEDATIADLAIATNAGQIKTGSLCRSERIAKYNQLLRIEEELGNAAIYRGREVFKVQGY, encoded by the coding sequence TTGAGTACGATATTCGATGTAAAGGCACGCGAAATACTCGATTCCCGCGGGAACCCGACCATTGAAGTTGATGTGACTTTGGCCTCTGGCGCCTTCGGCCGGGCCGCCGTTCCCTCCGGTGCTTCGACCGGTACTTTTGAAGCGGTAGAACTCCGTGATGGTGACAAGTCCCGGTATCTGGGGAAGGGCGTCACCAAAGCGGTTGCAAATGTCAATGAGATCATCGCACCGGAGATTATAGGCCTGGATGCGGTGGACCAACCCTCTCTCGATCGCATGCTTATCGAACTCGACGGCACACCGAACAAGGGTAAGCTCGGTGCCAATGCTATTCTCGGCGTCTCCCTAGCCACTGCCAAAGCTGCGGCGGAGTATGCCGGTCTTCCACTCTACCGATACTTGGGCGGAACGAACGCCCGGGAACTTCCGGTACCGCTCATGAACATCCTCAATGGAGGAAAACATGCCGACAGCGGGGTAGACATTCAGGAATTCATGATCGTTCCCTCGGGAGCCAAGTCGTTTTCTCAAGCACTGCGGATGGGCGCGGAAGTGTTTCACAATCTGGCCAAAGTCTTAAAACGGCGGGGGTATTCGGTTTCGGTAGGAGACGAAGGAGGCTTTGCGCCGGCCCTGCATTCTTCCGAAGAGGCCCTCGACGTCATCATCGAAGCTGTCCAAATCGCTGGTTACGAGCCGGGAGGCGACATCTACCTAGCCCTTGACTCGGCGGCCAGTGAACTCTACAAAGATGAAATCTATCTGTTCGAGCGGGAGGGGGCTCGCAGAAACATTGATGAGATGATAGAATTTTACCAGAACATAGTGGAAAAGTACCCGGTCATTTCCCTGGAAGACGCCCTGGCCGAAGATGACTGGGAAGGCTGGAAAAAGTTGACGTTTGCCTTGGGCCGTAAGGTCCAACTGGTCGGAGACGACCTGTTCGTGACCAATCCGGAACGGCTGGCCCGGGGAATCAGGGAGCACTGTTGTAATTCAATTCTTATCAAGCTCAATCAAATCGGATCGCTTACCGAAACACTCGATACCATCGAGAGGGCGAAACGGGCAGGGTATACCTCGGTCATTTCCCACCGGTCGGGGGAGACCGAGGATGCGACCATTGCCGATTTGGCGATCGCGACCAATGCCGGTCAGATCAAAACCGGCTCGCTGTGCCGTTCGGAGCGGATTGCCAAGTACAATCAACTGTTGAGGATTGAGGAAGAGTTGGGCAATGCAGCCATATATCGGGGACGAGAGGTCTTTAAAGTCCAGGGGTATTAG